A genomic stretch from Microtus pennsylvanicus isolate mMicPen1 chromosome 11, mMicPen1.hap1, whole genome shotgun sequence includes:
- the Pigq gene encoding phosphatidylinositol N-acetylglucosaminyltransferase subunit Q, whose product MVLKAFFPTCCASADSGLLVGRWVPEQNSAVILAVVHFPFIPIQVKKLLAQVQKASQVQVAVLGTWCHRQQEPEENLGHFLEGLGAIFSHDPWFQLCRERGTRFWSCKATYRQMSTNLGTPTEDQVMLIFYDQRKLLLSWLHPPAVLPGCQDGETTASTGGLADIFDTVARSEVLFQNDQFDEGPVRLSHWQSDGMEASILVELAKRASGPVCLLLASLLSLLSAASASWLWKLWPLSFIRSKLSTCEQLRHRLKHLSLIFSTEKAQSPMQLMRKANVLVSVLLDVALGLLLLSWLHSNNRIGQLANALVPVADRVAEELQHLLQWLMGAPAGLKMNRALDQVLGRFFLYHIHLWISYIHLMSPFIEHILWHVGLSACLGLTVALSILSDIIALLTFHIYCFYVYGARLYCLKIYGLSSLWRLFRGKKWNVLRQRVDSCSYDLDQLFIGTLLFTILIFLLPTTALYYLVFTLLRLLVITVQGLIHLLVDLINSLPLYSLGLRLCRPYRLAAGVKFRVLEQEAGRPLRLLMQINPLPYSHVVHTYRLPSSGCHPKHSWGSLCRKLFFGELIYPWRQREDKQD is encoded by the exons ATGGTGCTCAAGGCCTTCTTCCCCACGTGCTGTGCCTCGGCAGACAGTGGCCTGCTAGTGGGACGATGGGTCCCGGAGCAGAATAGTGCCGTGATCCTGGCTGTGGTGCACTTTCCCTTCATCCCCATTCAAGTCAAGAAGCTCCTGGCTCAGGTGCAGAAGGCCAGCCAAGTACAAGTGGCTGTGCTAGGCACCTGGTGCCACCGTCAGCAGGAACCCGAGGAGAACCTGGGGCATTTCCTAGAAGGCCTAGGTGCCATCTTCTCCCATGATCCCTGGTTTCAGCTATGCCGGGAGAGGGGTACCAGGTTCTGGAGCTGCAAGGCCACTTACCGTCAGATGTCCACCAATCTGGGCACACCCACTGAAGACCAGGTCATGCTCATCTTCTACGATCAGCGCAAGCTGCTGCTCTCCTGGCTGCATCCCCCAGCAGTACTACCTGGCTGCCAGGATGGAGAGACCACAGCCAGCACAGGAGGCCTAGCTGACATCTTTGACACAGTGGCGCGCAGTGAGGTGCTCTTCCAAAATGACCAGTTTGATGAGGGCCCGGTCCGCCTGAGCCACTGGCAGTCAGACGGCATGGAGGCGAGCATACTTGTGGAGTTGGCGAAGCGGGCTTCGgggcctgtctgcctgctgctggcTTCTCTGTTGTCCCTGCTCTCTGCAGCTAGTGCTAGCTG GCTGTGGAAGCTGTGGCCCCTTTCTTTCATCAGAAGCAAGCTCTCCACTTGTGAACAGCTCCGGCACCGACTGAAGCACCTCTCACTCATCTTTAGTACAGAGAAAGCCCAGAGTCCCATGCAGCTAATGAG GAAGGCCAACGTGCTGGTTTCTGTGCTGCTGGATGTGGCCCTTGGCCTGCTGCTGCTCTCTTGGCTCCACAGCAATAACCGAATTGGACAGCTGGCCAACGCCCTGGTCCCCGTGGCTGAT CGCGTGGCTGAGGAGCTCCAGCATCTGCTGCAGTGGCTGATGGGTGCTCCTGCTGGGCTCAAGATGAATCGGGCACTGGATCAGGTGCTAGGCCGCTTTTTCCTGTACCACATCCATCTGTGGATCA GCTATATCCACCTAATGTCCCCCTTTATTGAGCACATCCTGTGGCATGTGGGCCTCTCAGCCTGCCTAGGACTGACTGTTGCCCTGTCCATCCTTTCGGACATCATCGCCCTCCTTACCTTCCACATCTACTGCTTCTATGTCTACGGTGCCAG GCTGTACTGCCTGAAGATCTatggcctctcctctctctggcgTCTGTTCCGGGGGAAGAAGTGGAATGTTCTGCGCCAGCGGGTGGATTCCTGTTCCTATGACCTTGACCAG CTTTTCATTGGGACCTTGCTCTTCACCATCCTGATCTTCTTGCTGCCTACCACCGCTCTGTACTACCTGGTATTCACCCTG CTCCGGCTCCTGGTGATCACTGTGCAGGGCCTAATCCATCTACTTGTGGACCTCATCAACTCCCTGCCTCTATACTCCCTTGGTCTTCGACTCTGCCGACCCTACAGGCTGGCTG CTGGTGTGAAATTCAGAGTTCTGGAACAGGAGGCAGGCAGGCCCCTGCGCCTCCTGATGCAG ATAAACCCCTTGCCCTATAGCCATGTGGTGCACACCTATCGCCTGCCTAGCTCTGGCTGCCATCCCAAGCACTCCTGGGGTTCCCTGTGCCGAAAGCTGTTCTTCGGAGAGCTCATCTAcccctggaggcagagagaggacaaaCAGGACTGA